The nucleotide sequence AAATGGTTTTGGAAGAATTGTTATAAAACCTATATAAAGGAATTTGATTTAACCAATTATACACATGTTAAATAACAAGCCATTGATATTCAAACATTTTAACTGTAAAATCCTCTGAATTCATGAATTATACATGATAAACATAAACaagattcaaaataaaagaactgaaaacaaatattaattcaTTATGATGACTCCATGTggcatcttttatttttaacaccAAATAGGGAAACAgtatttggagttgaaacaatGCTACAAAAATTGTACGTAAAACACATGCTTTTGACTGTTGTCAACATCTATTGGCACCTTATCGAGGATATGGATCAGTGATTGAAGCCTCATTCACTGAAAAATGGGATGATCTACTCGGCAAATAATTCGACTGGGCCACCCTTGAATTATCCTCCAATTCCAAAGACATGTCCCGATTCATGCTAGTATTCATAAAAAATGCAGGGTGTGAAGGTACTGGGAGACTTAGAGAGTAACTGTTAAGCATGAGAACAATGGAAGCCATGGTCGGTCTGTCAGCTTCGTTTTCTTGAACGCACAAGAGCCCAATGTGGATGCATCTCATTATTTCACTTATTGAACTGATCCTCATTGTCGGATCTATCAAGTTGGTGGCTGTCCCTTCCCTCCAATTTTTCCAGGCCTATAAGAATGCAACAACgtattaatattcaacataaaAAGCAAGATTAGTAATGTTTTCAATGTCTCATGCATTACTTACATAGCTTAGGAGATCCTCAATGTTTTCACTGACACGAAAACAGTTATTCCTTTGACCACTCACAAGTTCCAAAACTAACACGccaaagctataaacatctGTCTTAACGGAGAAGTGTCCATGCATGGCATATTCAGGAGCCATATATCCACTGCACATTATGTCAATATAGAATTTCAGTGACAgtaaagtttttaataaaacaagaaaaactaaaattattggtTCAAGCTAACTTGTTTGTAATACTTACTAGGTTCCCACAATTCTATTAGTGTTGCCTTGAGTTTGATCCACTAAGAATAACCTCGCCATaccaaaatcagaaattttaGGGTTCATTTCTGCATCTAAGAGAATGTTGCTAGCTTTAAGATCACGATGAATAATGCGAAGTCGAGAATCTTCATGAAGGTATAGAAGCCCTCGAGCAATACCTCCTATGATTTTGTAACGCCTTTCCCAATCCAATTGTGCACGTCTAATTGGATCTATATCATTAATACAAGCACATGTAGGGTAAGAGTTAAAGCTAAAACAGGCAGTAAACCATCCAAAGAAATAAACCTAGAAAGGTTTAGGAGTATACATCCCATAGTGGCTATTGATTATCAATGACATTGAAGTTAATTCATCAAGGCATGCATCACAAATAAAGTTAATAAAACACAATCTAAAATTAAGTCAAGAGTTGTTACCGAAGATGAAGTGATCGAGACTTGTATTAGGCACAAACTCATAGATAAGAAGTCTTTCGGCTCCATCCAAACAAAAACCCAGGAGCCTAACCAAATTCCTGTGTTGAAGCTTGGCCACTAATACCACCTCGTTCTTGAATTCCAATTCTCCTTGTGCTGAACCACTAGACAATCTCTTCACAGCAACGTTTTGTCCATTAGAAAGCTTACCCTgaacataaaaataagaattgatggaaaataattgaagccgcctttaaaaaaataagaaaatttagattAATAAGCTCGATGAAATGgtgaaattttttaagaaaatattgtatTACCTTATAAACAGGGCCAAATCCACCTTGTCCTAGCTTATTAGAATCAGAGAAGTTATTTGTAGCAACTCTAATTGTGTCAAAGTCGAAGTGCAAGGATTCAACATTTGTAATTTCATCCTCATCATGAGCTTCACAGAAGGAGAAGGTTAAATTAGTCAGGCATTATAATGAGTGCTTGGCTACACATGCAGATCTACCCATGAATCTCAGCCAGTcgaattctattaaaatttcGTAAGCGTAACAGATTATGAAGTCATGAATGTCGATAGTAGTCTTCCCACCAACTTCGTGTAAAGCAAGAGAAGCACATGCATGCATATTAATTACTAATAGGACAATCAGCTGCCCTTGTCACTTTCCAAGAAGATCATGTTTTCAATTGGAAGAAGCAAAGTCAAGAAAGGACGGAGTGTATTTAACTTACTCTCAAGCTTCTCCATTGAGCTCTTTTTTCTGGAAAAGAAACAGATGAAGCCAACAAGgattatgattaaaataattacGGATGGGACGATTATGAGGATGATGGTTCGGGATGAGTTACTCCTTGTTTCTGCAAAACCCAATTATTAAAGATCACTCAGACCCATGAATTCTGGAAACCCAGTAATCTAGATGATCACTCGACTGCAAATCATAATCAAGGGAGAATGAGCACCACATATATATCTATCTTTTACAATCAAGGATCTACTCGATCTTGGAATTGATTAAATTTCAAGCATGGAGATATGTAGGGATACGTACGTACCTTGTGTAGAGGTGGTATTAGCTAAAGGCGGTGGGGATGTTGCTGGTGGTGGCGGCGCGTTAGCTGCTGTAAAATCATAGAAACGGTATGTTTCGTATCTCAAATTACAGCTGGGTTTAACAACTCTCCCTCCTTTTCTGCTATCACAACATGTTGGAATTTCATTGGTAGCGCCCTCTAAGCAATTACTGCAAGACAACTCGGACAAATCAGGAGTGCACTGCATAAGCCCATATATGCTTTGGAAGCTCGTAACATTTGCTTCTCCAGTTGCGAACTTGCGACCCCAATCACCAGACGCAGCTTTGCTTCGGAGGCT is from Vitis riparia cultivar Riparia Gloire de Montpellier isolate 1030 chromosome 10, EGFV_Vit.rip_1.0, whole genome shotgun sequence and encodes:
- the LOC117923561 gene encoding putative receptor-like protein kinase At4g00960, whose translation is MESPRLLFFLYPILILHLLAVTNAQPRFLSYWCSNGVGNYTNNSTYKANLNTLLTSLSSNNEIDYGFYNFSAGQNSDKVNAIALCRGDVMPTACRSCINDSRIQLTQLCPNQKEAIGWYDNCMLRYSNDSIFGTQQSSPYFYMRNSKNASNVEEFNQVLGNMMASLRSKAASGDWGRKFATGEANVTSFQSIYGLMQCTPDLSELSCSNCLEGATNEIPTCCDSRKGGRVVKPSCNLRYETYRFYDFTAANAPPPPATSPPPLANTTSTQETRSNSSRTIILIIVPSVIILIIILVGFICFFSRKKSSMEKLETHDEDEITNVESLHFDFDTIRVATNNFSDSNKLGQGGFGPVYKGKLSNGQNVAVKRLSSGSAQGELEFKNEVVLVAKLQHRNLVRLLGFCLDGAERLLIYEFVPNTSLDHFIFDPIRRAQLDWERRYKIIGGIARGLLYLHEDSRLRIIHRDLKASNILLDAEMNPKISDFGMARLFLVDQTQGNTNRIVGTYGYMAPEYAMHGHFSVKTDVYSFGVLVLELVSGQRNNCFRVSENIEDLLSYAWKNWREGTATNLIDPTMRISSISEIMRCIHIGLLCVQENEADRPTMASIVLMLNSYSLSLPVPSHPAFFMNTSMNRDMSLELEDNSRVAQSNYLPSRSSHFSVNEASITDPYPR